One window of the Penaeus monodon isolate SGIC_2016 chromosome 1, NSTDA_Pmon_1, whole genome shotgun sequence genome contains the following:
- the LOC119575046 gene encoding programmed cell death protein 2-like yields MSSDPVVELGFLENKTPAWKLRSKFFPSKVGGYPAWLALKDLPNGQQLTCRNCSKPLAFLCQLYAPFHDKEECFHRTVFVFICRDADCSKENNASNIQVFRSQLQRDNEFYPPDPAKDVEPGSESPGAADFNNLCRVCGGCGPKVCGGCKVARYCSKDHQALDWKAGHREECKNPETVSKVSCKGNAKFLFPEYEIDMEPEELDEVREKTEEEVMQEYEALLRSGRVTRDLDDDVEKNEDDLIKMATKETDKQFQKFRTRIKEYSDQVIRYDRGGEPLWVSLENKPQDIPPCPACGEAREFEFQIMPQLLVHLKVDSPGQSIDWGTVVVYSCKNSCSQDKYYIEEVAYKQDYAPISQVMKNHPEVNMY; encoded by the exons atgtcttctgaTCCCGTGGTGGAGCTCGGTTTCCTGGAGAATAAGACTCCTGCTTGGAAATTGCGGTCCAAGTTCTTCCCAAGCAAG gTTGGAGGTTATCCAGCATGGTTAGCTCTAAAGGACCTGCCAAATGGGCAACAGCTGACCTGCCGCAACTGCAGTAAACCACTTGCATTCCTGTGTCAGCTGTATGCACCATTTCATGACAAGGAGGAATGCTTTCATAG GACAGTGTTTGTGTTCATCTGTCGTGATGCAGATTGcagtaaagaaaataatgctTCGAACATTCAAGTCTTTAGATCACAGTTACAGAGGGATAATGAATTTTATCCCCCAGACCCAGCGAAA GATGTTGAACCTGGCTCAGAAAGTCCAGGAGCTGCAGATTTCAACAATCTCTGCAGAGTTTGCGGCGGATGTGGGCCAAAG GTGTGCGGAGGCTGCAAAGTTGCTCGTTATTGTTCCAAAGACCATCAAGCACTAGACTGGAAAGCTGGCCATAGGGAAGAGTGTAAGAACCCAG AAACTGTAAGCAAGGTGTCATGTAAGGGGAATGCCAAATTTCTTTTCCCTGAGTATGAAATTGACATGGAACCAGAAGAACTCgatgaggtgagagagaagacagaagaagaagtaaTGCAAGAGTATGAAGCTTTATTAAGGTCTGGCAGAGTAACAAGAGACCTAGATGATG ATGTTGAAAAGAATGAGGATGACCTTATTAAGATGGCCACAAAGGAAACGGACAAGCAGTTCCAGAAATTCCGCACACGCATTAAGGAATATTCTGACCAG GTTATACGTTACGACCGTGGAGGTGAGCCTCTGTGGGTGTCGTTGGAAAACAAACCCCAGGATATTCCACCTTGCCCGGCTTGTGGGGAAGCAAGAGAATTCGAGTTTCAG ATAATGCCACAGTTACTGGTACATCTTAAGGTTGACAGTCCTGGCCAGAGTATTGACTGGGGAACAGTGGTTGTTTACTCTTGCAAGAACAGCTGTAGTcaggataaatattatatagaggaAGTTGCATATAAGCAAGATTATGCACCAATATCACAAGTAATGAAGAATCACCCAGAAGTCAACATGTATTAG
- the LOC119575049 gene encoding N-acetylneuraminate lyase-like isoform X1 gives MAKFSFHGLMAPTFAPFHSDGSLNLDVIPAYAKHLRNTGVTGVWVNGTAGEGMSMTVAERKKLAEAWMACKKDVGTVIIQCGAGCLLDTQELARHAESLGACGIAVFPCIFDKPRSADELVDYMAEVAKACPGSPLFYYHIPMKTQVNLSMSEFLQKGVERIPTLAGLKFTDGDVSGEGKKCLEVAGRSLTIFNGFDERLQEAVSQGFSCGVNVCYNFCAHHAADILSLMKAGKVEEAKEAQKAIVDLLGVIFKPTGGFSVAGVKAAMTILTGLDVGPSRLPVKPLTPAMQEALRADLAARGMMK, from the exons ATG GCCAAGTTCTCCTTCCACGGACTGATGGCGCCGACTTTCGCTCCCTTTCACAGTGATGG ATCGCTGAACCTCGACGTCATCCCGGCCTACGCGAAGCACCTGCGGAATACGGGCGTCACTGGGGTTTGGG TGAACGGGACAGCAGGCGAGGGGATGTCCATGACCGTGGCTGAGAGGAAGAAGCTAGCCGAAGCCTGGATGGCCTGCAAGAAGGACGTGGGCACCGTGATTATCCAGTGTGGGGCAGGGTGTCTACTGGATACTCAGGAGCTG GCCAGGCACGCCGAGTCCTTAGGGGCGTGTGGAATAGCGGTCTTCCCCTGCATCTTCGACAAGCCCCGGAGCGCCGATGAGCTCGTCGACTACATGGCGGAGGTGGCAAAGGCGTGTCCCGGCTCCCCGCTCTTCTATTACCACATCCCCATGAAGACTCAGGTTAATT TGTCCATGAGCGAGTTCCTGCAGAAGGGCGTGGAGCGAATCCCAACCTTGGCTGGCCTCAAGTTCACCGACGGAGACGTGTCTGGCGAAGGGAAGAAGTGTCTGGAGGTGGCTGGTCGTTCGCTCACCATCTTCAACGGCTTTGACGAG CGCCTCCAGGAAGCCGTCAGTCAAGGCTTCAGCTGCGGCGTGAACGTGTGCTACAACTTCTGCGCGCATCATGCAGCTGATATTTTATCCCTCATGAAAGCAGGCAAAGTCGAGGAAGCCAAGGAAGCTCAGAAGGCCATTGTCGACCTCCTGGGGGTCATCTTCAAGCCGA CTGGTGGATTTTCGGTGGCAGGAGTGAAGGCCGCCATGACAATCCTGACAGGCCTCGATGTCGGTCCTTCTCGTCTCCCTGTCAAGCCCCTCACGCCAGCCATGCAGGAGGCTCTGAGGGCTGACCTTGCCGCCCGTGGGATGATGAaataa
- the LOC119575049 gene encoding N-acetylneuraminate lyase-like isoform X2: MAPTFAPFHSDGSLNLDVIPAYAKHLRNTGVTGVWVNGTAGEGMSMTVAERKKLAEAWMACKKDVGTVIIQCGAGCLLDTQELARHAESLGACGIAVFPCIFDKPRSADELVDYMAEVAKACPGSPLFYYHIPMKTQVNLSMSEFLQKGVERIPTLAGLKFTDGDVSGEGKKCLEVAGRSLTIFNGFDERLQEAVSQGFSCGVNVCYNFCAHHAADILSLMKAGKVEEAKEAQKAIVDLLGVIFKPTGGFSVAGVKAAMTILTGLDVGPSRLPVKPLTPAMQEALRADLAARGMMK; this comes from the exons ATGGCGCCGACTTTCGCTCCCTTTCACAGTGATGG ATCGCTGAACCTCGACGTCATCCCGGCCTACGCGAAGCACCTGCGGAATACGGGCGTCACTGGGGTTTGGG TGAACGGGACAGCAGGCGAGGGGATGTCCATGACCGTGGCTGAGAGGAAGAAGCTAGCCGAAGCCTGGATGGCCTGCAAGAAGGACGTGGGCACCGTGATTATCCAGTGTGGGGCAGGGTGTCTACTGGATACTCAGGAGCTG GCCAGGCACGCCGAGTCCTTAGGGGCGTGTGGAATAGCGGTCTTCCCCTGCATCTTCGACAAGCCCCGGAGCGCCGATGAGCTCGTCGACTACATGGCGGAGGTGGCAAAGGCGTGTCCCGGCTCCCCGCTCTTCTATTACCACATCCCCATGAAGACTCAGGTTAATT TGTCCATGAGCGAGTTCCTGCAGAAGGGCGTGGAGCGAATCCCAACCTTGGCTGGCCTCAAGTTCACCGACGGAGACGTGTCTGGCGAAGGGAAGAAGTGTCTGGAGGTGGCTGGTCGTTCGCTCACCATCTTCAACGGCTTTGACGAG CGCCTCCAGGAAGCCGTCAGTCAAGGCTTCAGCTGCGGCGTGAACGTGTGCTACAACTTCTGCGCGCATCATGCAGCTGATATTTTATCCCTCATGAAAGCAGGCAAAGTCGAGGAAGCCAAGGAAGCTCAGAAGGCCATTGTCGACCTCCTGGGGGTCATCTTCAAGCCGA CTGGTGGATTTTCGGTGGCAGGAGTGAAGGCCGCCATGACAATCCTGACAGGCCTCGATGTCGGTCCTTCTCGTCTCCCTGTCAAGCCCCTCACGCCAGCCATGCAGGAGGCTCTGAGGGCTGACCTTGCCGCCCGTGGGATGATGAaataa
- the LOC119575063 gene encoding LOW QUALITY PROTEIN: uncharacterized protein LOC119575063 (The sequence of the model RefSeq protein was modified relative to this genomic sequence to represent the inferred CDS: deleted 2 bases in 1 codon), translating to MMVFGLAREARRCPPPTAGPCWFLPTPCPPSPTEVDWGLREVPWAPHRTLTEQLCHLTTFWASSACLALSAASPRACQGAATLRAVPRGGGGGKSLALTEVLHSLSGQIELFYLATHAGLQSLRYFCCFAIQPGLHPGLQEELLRAVDKAYETLVVGVWRCSRVNARLQAAYQTSPESFRENVLTPTPIIFSIAQDSEDEEDGEGMEEDVCVDDDPDDSMLDDPDDPPPPSSLGDPLEDAKTHYLRLIVGDGVGKGWGGRGGPQSGAGASVVTTSSSFSSSFPSSTSSSTSQPLAPRVLVGREPLECPSGFTPFQKHQEAAEEEEERTRAQVAAQDDPFAQACDAEVWSCFGPLAGGRANHAAGGRSGGRAEQAENGRNPTRASSAPKDVEALPALTRIRPSKAMQPTTQRPTHRPLSLLPESTPLCDPRAAARATPPSTTGSHAGDSILMPPAGESWTSAFRVIHPRSDGGAKPVANTFPGAGGLGEATPPHVGVQGLFADGLHVNSAFSRVLQAAPQSAPLSLPSNPPLPRLQPLRGPLPQAAKTNKRPRCADKKNECPEDGSGAASTTSGRGGPAAEGGLDGVGGEKAPKRARRRLEDHAARMQQHFLSLVDAISSHSLEPPETKGAGRGSSSKARLKDGSSASLGEVAGGSSSTQKAVRKPRLRASQLRKRD from the exons ATGATGGTCTTCGGCCTGGCCAGGGAGGCTCGTCGGTGTCCCCCTCCTACGGCAGGTCCTTGCTGGTTCCTCCCGACGCCTTGTCCGCCGTCGCCAACCGAAGTCGACTGGGGTTTGAGAGA AGTCCCTTGGGCGCCGCACCGAACCCTGACGGAACAGCTGTGTCACCTCACGACCTTCTGGGCGTCGTCGGCGTGCCTCGCGCTCTCCGCCGCCTCGCCCAGGGCCTGCCAGGGGGCGGCGACCCTCAGGGCTGTCcctcgcggcggcggcggcgggaagTCCCTCGCGCTGACAG AAGTCCTGCATTCGCTCTCTGGCCAAATCGAGCTCTTCTACCTGGCCACGCACGCCGGCCTGCAGAGCCTGCGGTACTTCTGCTGCTTCGCGATTCAGCCTGGACTGCACCCGGGCCTGCAGGAGGAACTGCTAAGGGCGGTGGATAAG GCCTACGAGACGCTGGTCGTGGGCGTGTGGCGTTGCTCGAGAGTAAATGCCCGACTCCAAGCCGCCTACCAGACCTCGCCCGAAAGCTTCCGTGAAAATgttctcacgcccacgcccattaTCTTCTCGATCGCCCAGGATTCTGAAGACG AGGAGGACggcgaggggatggaggaggacgTGTGCGTGGATGACGACCCCGACGACAGCATGTTGGACGACCCCGACGACCCGCCTCCGCCCTCGTCGCTGGGAGACCCGCTGGAGGACGCCAAGACGCACTACCTCCGCCTGATCGTTGGGGACGgcgtggggaaagggtggggagggcggggaggaccTCAGAGCGGAGCAGGGGCCTCGGTGGTGAcgacctcttcctctttctcctcttctttcccttcctccacctcctcctccacgtcccAGCCTCTCGCCCCACGGGTGCTGGTGGGGAGGGAGCCTCTCGAGTGTCCTTCGGGATTCACGCCTTTCCAGAAACACCAGGAGGccgcagaggaagaggaggaacgcaCGAGAGCGCAGGTCGCAGCGCAGGACGACCCCTTCGCGCAGGCCTGCGATGCGGAGGTATGGTCCTGCTTCGGTCCGCTGGCCGGCGGGAGGGCCAACCACGcagcaggaggaaggagtggcgGCAGGGCGGAGCAGGCGGAGAATGGGAGGAACCCGACAAGAGCTTCTTCAGCCCCGAAGGATGTGGAAGCCCTCCCAGCGCTCACGAGG ATCCGACCTTCGAAGGCCATGCAACCCACGACGCAGAGACCGACCcaccgccccctttccctcctcccggAGTCCACGCCCCTCTGTGAcccccgcgccgccgcc cgcgccacCCCGCCCTCCACGACCGGCAGTCACGCGGGGGACTCCATTCTCATGCCTCCTGCAGGAGAATCGTGGACGTCCGCCTTCAGGGTGATCCATCCCCGGTCGGACGGCGGTGCCAAACCTGTCGCGAACACGTTTCCGGGCGCTGGCGGACTCGGCGAAGCCACGCCCCCACACGTCGGGGTCCAAGGGCTGTTCGCGGACGGCCTGCACGTGAACTCGGCTTTTTCTCGGGTCCTGCAGGCTGCTCCTCAGTCCGCCCCGCTTTCCCTGCCCTCTAATCCACCTCTTCCTCGACTCCAGCCTTTGCGAGGACCTCTTCCTCAGGCCGCCAAGACTAACAAGAGGCCCAGATGTGCTGATAAGAAGAATGAG tGCCCAGAGGACGGCAGCGGGGCAGCGTCCACGACCTCAGGCAGAGGAGGACCTGCAGCCGAAGGAGGCCTCGACGGCGTGGGCGGCGAGAAGGCCCCCAAGCGCGCCCGCCGTCGCCTGGAGGACCACGCCGCCCGGATGCAGCAgcacttcctctccctcgtcgACGCCATCAGCAGCCACTCCCTCGAGCCCCCGGAGACGAAGGGCGCCGGCAGAGGATCCTCGTCGAAGGCCCGGTTGAAGGACGGGTCTTCGGCGTCGCTCGGGGAGGTTGCCGGCGGGAGCAGCTCGACCCAGAAGGCTGTTAGGAAACCGAGGTTGAGAGCAAGCCAACTCAGGAAGCGGGATTGA